The following is a genomic window from Methanococcoides sp. AM1.
AAACAAGACAGCTGAATTCCCGGTGAAGATCACACTGATCTCAGAAGAAAGATGCCAGATCAGGCACACAGCTCTCGAAGCTGCACGTATCACTGCAAACAGATCAATGACAACAGCAGCAGGTCGTGCCGGCTACCACATGAAGCTCAGAGTATATCCTCACGAAGTTCTCAGAGAGAACAAGCAGGCTACCGGAGCAGGAGCGGACCGTGTATCCAGTGGAATGAGAGCAGCATGGGGAAAGAACGTAGGTACTGCAGCAAGAGTTTCTGCAGGACAGAAAGTATTCACAATATCTGTTAACAAAGAGCACTTCCCAATGGCAAAAGATGCTCTCCGAAAAGCTGGCCAGAAACTGCCAACCCCTGTGAGGATCGTTGTCGATCAGGGTATGGAACTGGTACAGTAAACAGAACACTGATCAAAAAAGAGGGTATCAACATGGATGATTACGAAGCGCTATTGGAAAGGGCAATTGAAAACCTGCCAGATGTGGAAACTACGGATGTTCGTTTCGTAATTCCCGAACCCAGGATATTTGTGGAAGGTAAGACCACCGTCCTTGAGAACTTTGGGAACATTGCGGACGTACTGAACAGGGATCCGGACCACCTTATGAAATACCTCACAAGGGAAATGGGAACTGCCGGAAAGCTTGATGGAAGCCGTGCAATATTCCAGGGAAAGTTCCCAAGAGAGAATATCAAATCAAATATCGACGCCTACGTTGAAGAGTATGTCATATGCTCCGAATGTAATCGCCCGGATACCCAGCTTGTCAAATCCGACAGGATAATGATATTAAAGTGCTCAGCTTGTGGTGCACACCGTCCTGTTAAAAAGAGGAGGACCACAATTGCAACACCCCGCGATGCAGTCGAAGAGGGCGAGGAGTACGAGGTCAGGATCGATGCCGTTGGTTCAAAAGGAGACGGAATCGCTAAACTTGCCAAATTCACCATATTTGTCCCAGGCGCTGCAAAAGGCGATGTCGTAAAGATCAAGATCAAGAGGATCAGCGGGAACCTTGCATTTGCAGAACGCGCTTCTTAAGCAGCGTTCTTTGATCACAAACATCATTGATCTAACCCTTTCCAAAAATGTCTGCC
Proteins encoded in this region:
- a CDS encoding 50S ribosomal protein L16; translated protein: MVRKPASMYRNVKSRSNTRRKYMGGVPGSHVIHYDDGNKTAEFPVKITLISEERCQIRHTALEAARITANRSMTTAAGRAGYHMKLRVYPHEVLRENKQATGAGADRVSSGMRAAWGKNVGTAARVSAGQKVFTISVNKEHFPMAKDALRKAGQKLPTPVRIVVDQGMELVQ
- a CDS encoding translation initiation factor IF-2 subunit beta, whose amino-acid sequence is MDDYEALLERAIENLPDVETTDVRFVIPEPRIFVEGKTTVLENFGNIADVLNRDPDHLMKYLTREMGTAGKLDGSRAIFQGKFPRENIKSNIDAYVEEYVICSECNRPDTQLVKSDRIMILKCSACGAHRPVKKRRTTIATPRDAVEEGEEYEVRIDAVGSKGDGIAKLAKFTIFVPGAAKGDVVKIKIKRISGNLAFAERAS